From the genome of Rhodothermus profundi, one region includes:
- a CDS encoding alanine dehydrogenase, producing the protein MEIPALQGMTIGQALLPMEKPLRLREQHRSLRIGVPREVANEERRVALAPSGVATLIANGHEVYVEQGAGVLANFPDTEYMEAGAQIVATPEDLYSQCELIVKVGRPTEEELKLLQENQVLISALHLGSATPDFFRRLMELGITGIGFEFIRDSDGTLPIVRMMHEIMGSMAVQIAARYLESNEGGKGVMLGGISGVPPATVVIIGAGVVGEWAARTALGFGAHVVVLDTDLGALRAIEHFLDRRVTTAMASVEYIRKALRSADVVIGAKMGEGQRAPILVTEDMVAEMQPGSVIVDTMIDQGGCIETSRPTTHSNPVFRKYEVIHYCVPNMPSNAARTATYALNNVLVPYLIEIGESGSIHEALWRNVGLRNGTYVYRRHLTKKSLATMFGLPYRDIELLIASGL; encoded by the coding sequence ATGGAGATTCCTGCCCTTCAAGGGATGACCATCGGCCAGGCCCTCCTGCCGATGGAAAAACCGCTGCGGTTACGTGAGCAGCACCGCTCACTGCGCATTGGAGTGCCCCGAGAGGTGGCAAATGAAGAGCGGCGGGTGGCCCTGGCGCCCAGCGGTGTGGCGACGCTGATTGCCAACGGGCACGAAGTCTACGTGGAGCAAGGAGCCGGCGTGCTGGCAAACTTTCCCGATACTGAATACATGGAAGCCGGGGCCCAGATCGTGGCGACACCAGAGGATCTCTACAGTCAGTGTGAGCTCATTGTCAAAGTAGGACGGCCGACCGAAGAAGAACTCAAGCTCTTGCAGGAAAACCAGGTGCTCATCTCGGCGCTGCATCTGGGGTCGGCCACGCCGGACTTCTTCCGGCGGCTTATGGAACTGGGCATTACTGGGATCGGATTTGAATTCATTCGCGATTCAGACGGCACGCTGCCCATTGTGCGCATGATGCATGAGATCATGGGCTCCATGGCGGTCCAGATTGCGGCGCGCTATCTGGAGAGCAACGAAGGGGGCAAGGGTGTTATGCTGGGAGGTATTTCAGGCGTGCCGCCTGCTACGGTGGTGATTATCGGGGCCGGAGTTGTTGGAGAGTGGGCTGCCCGCACGGCGCTGGGCTTTGGGGCGCATGTTGTAGTGCTGGATACCGACCTGGGGGCGTTGCGGGCCATTGAGCATTTCTTGGATCGACGGGTAACCACCGCGATGGCCTCGGTTGAATATATTCGCAAGGCGTTGCGGTCGGCTGATGTGGTCATTGGGGCCAAGATGGGCGAAGGACAGCGCGCGCCTATTCTGGTAACCGAAGACATGGTCGCCGAAATGCAGCCCGGTTCGGTCATTGTGGACACCATGATCGACCAGGGCGGGTGTATTGAGACCAGTCGCCCCACCACGCACTCCAATCCTGTGTTCCGAAAGTACGAGGTGATCCACTACTGCGTGCCAAACATGCCCTCCAACGCAGCGCGAACTGCTACCTATGCGCTAAATAACGTGCTGGTCCCCTATTTGATTGAAATTGGCGAGAGTGGCTCCATCCATGAGGCCCTCTGGCGCAATGTAGGGTTGCGGAATGGCACGTACGTTTACCGCCGCCATCTGACCAAAAAAAGTCTGGCTACTATGTTTGGGCTGCCCTACCGGGACATTGAGCTGCTGATCGCCTCAGGACTCTAA
- a CDS encoding LacI family DNA-binding transcriptional regulator, whose amino-acid sequence MQPHRNPTISDVARLAGVSKATVSAVLNNRDTVSAATRAKVLAVIRELNYRPREFARHRFRSDSERSIGFIIKEGDNPYYAELIAGARQVAEAQGYTILVASSEGSLQAEQQIIQLMIAQDVNGFIITPVFSDEADLSHLFELKRRNIPFVLLERIPGLQANLVDIDNTYAAQAAIQYLIEQGHAHIVYFAGPQYSPHAKERLEGVRRAFSAFNRSLSDDQVIYAGARARDGYEAAQAYFARRPSPRPTAIACYNDLVALGVLRALQERGIRVPDDVSVMGFDDLEFLRYTPWLLSTVHVPKKTMGEKATEMLIRHIEADRPVSIEKIHLHSELVLRATTRPLHLPA is encoded by the coding sequence ATGCAACCCCACCGTAACCCGACGATTTCAGACGTAGCTCGCCTTGCCGGCGTCTCCAAAGCTACGGTATCAGCCGTTCTAAACAACCGGGATACGGTTAGCGCAGCCACCCGGGCCAAAGTATTGGCCGTAATCCGTGAACTGAACTATCGTCCCCGCGAGTTCGCTCGGCATCGATTCCGCTCCGATAGCGAACGCAGCATAGGCTTCATTATTAAAGAAGGCGATAATCCATACTATGCGGAATTAATCGCCGGAGCACGGCAGGTAGCCGAAGCCCAGGGATATACCATTCTCGTTGCCAGCTCTGAGGGATCGCTTCAGGCAGAGCAGCAGATTATCCAGCTTATGATCGCCCAGGATGTCAATGGTTTTATTATCACGCCGGTTTTCAGTGACGAAGCAGATCTATCCCACCTCTTTGAACTCAAGCGCCGCAACATCCCGTTCGTGCTGCTGGAGCGCATTCCTGGACTGCAGGCTAACCTCGTAGACATTGATAACACATACGCCGCTCAGGCAGCGATTCAATACCTCATTGAGCAAGGACATGCGCATATTGTTTACTTTGCCGGACCGCAATACTCGCCGCATGCAAAAGAGCGGCTCGAAGGCGTTCGCCGCGCCTTCAGCGCTTTCAACCGATCCCTGTCGGATGATCAGGTTATCTATGCAGGTGCCCGCGCTCGGGATGGATACGAAGCGGCTCAGGCCTACTTTGCGCGGCGACCTTCTCCCAGGCCGACGGCTATCGCCTGTTATAACGACCTTGTAGCCCTTGGGGTACTTCGGGCGCTGCAAGAACGGGGCATTCGAGTTCCCGACGACGTATCAGTGATGGGGTTTGACGACCTGGAATTCCTCCGCTATACCCCGTGGTTGCTTTCAACGGTGCACGTCCCTAAAAAAACCATGGGAGAGAAAGCAACGGAAATGCTGATCCGTCATATTGAAGCGGACCGGCCCGTTTCTATTGAAAAAATCCATCTGCATTCTGAGCTAGTCCTCCGCGCCACCACCCGTCCGCTACACCTGCCCGCTTAG
- a CDS encoding sodium:solute symporter, which yields MTVLDWFIVAAYFGILAAIVWWSSRRVKTSTDYFLAGRDVGWFVVGASVFASNIGSEHIVGLAGSGAANGLAQAHWELHAWILVLLAWVFVPFYYRSGVFTMPEFLERRFSSRARWILSVVSLVAYVFTKVSVTVYAGALVFRTLLADVFGSPDQAFWVGAIATVLATGIYTILGGLRAVVYTEVLQTALLILGSAFITVFGLSALGGWSELREVARLQGEQWALWRSNEDPNFPWLGVMIASAITGIWYWCTDQYIVQRTLAARSLQDARRGALWGGFLKVWPVFIFLVPGMIGYALHLKGIIQIPTDAAGRVQGDMVFPTLVAELLPLGLRGLVVGGLLSALMSSLSSLFNSCATLFTVDIYEKLRPGRPEAELVRVGRIATAVVVGLGLLWIPIMKVMAESKAGLYDYLQNVQGFLAPPITAVFLLGIMSRRINARGAVWGLGVGFVLGMVKLTLQSMVQNGVLDRSTWLGAIGDFNGYYFAGILFLISVLIIVGVSLLTEAPPEEKVRGLTFRTVSAEDRADSRKTWDWRDVALTLVVLGLVLTIYLYFSFWV from the coding sequence ATGACGGTACTCGACTGGTTCATCGTTGCGGCCTATTTCGGGATTCTGGCAGCCATTGTCTGGTGGTCCTCGCGCCGCGTCAAAACTTCGACAGACTATTTCTTAGCGGGCCGTGATGTGGGCTGGTTTGTGGTCGGCGCTTCGGTTTTTGCGTCAAACATCGGTTCTGAGCACATTGTCGGGCTGGCGGGCAGTGGAGCCGCCAACGGATTAGCGCAGGCTCACTGGGAGTTGCACGCCTGGATTCTGGTGCTGTTGGCCTGGGTATTCGTGCCGTTCTATTACCGATCGGGGGTTTTCACAATGCCCGAGTTTCTAGAGCGGCGCTTTAGCAGCCGGGCACGGTGGATCCTTTCGGTGGTGTCGCTGGTGGCCTATGTCTTTACAAAGGTGTCGGTAACGGTTTATGCGGGAGCCCTGGTGTTTCGGACGCTGCTGGCCGACGTATTCGGCTCCCCGGATCAGGCCTTCTGGGTGGGTGCGATCGCAACAGTGTTAGCAACTGGCATCTATACGATTCTCGGAGGGCTTCGGGCAGTGGTCTACACGGAAGTGTTGCAAACGGCTCTGCTGATTCTGGGCAGTGCGTTTATCACGGTGTTTGGATTGTCAGCGCTGGGCGGATGGAGTGAGCTGCGCGAGGTGGCCCGCCTGCAGGGCGAGCAGTGGGCCCTGTGGCGCTCGAACGAGGATCCGAACTTTCCCTGGCTGGGGGTGATGATTGCGTCGGCTATCACGGGCATCTGGTACTGGTGCACCGACCAGTACATTGTGCAACGAACGCTGGCAGCTCGCTCGCTGCAGGACGCGCGCCGAGGGGCACTCTGGGGGGGATTCTTAAAAGTCTGGCCCGTCTTTATCTTCCTGGTGCCGGGCATGATCGGCTACGCGCTGCATCTAAAGGGCATCATTCAGATTCCAACCGACGCTGCAGGGCGCGTGCAGGGAGATATGGTTTTCCCGACGCTGGTGGCCGAGTTGCTGCCACTGGGATTGCGCGGGCTGGTGGTGGGCGGTCTGCTTTCGGCGCTGATGTCGTCGCTATCGTCGCTGTTTAATTCGTGTGCGACGCTGTTTACCGTGGATATTTATGAAAAGCTGCGTCCCGGGCGGCCGGAGGCGGAACTGGTGCGCGTGGGACGCATTGCGACGGCCGTAGTAGTAGGCCTGGGGCTCCTATGGATTCCGATTATGAAGGTGATGGCCGAGTCGAAGGCGGGGCTCTACGACTATCTCCAGAACGTGCAGGGATTCCTGGCGCCGCCCATCACGGCTGTCTTTCTGCTGGGCATCATGAGCCGCCGAATTAATGCCCGCGGCGCAGTCTGGGGATTGGGAGTTGGCTTTGTGCTGGGGATGGTGAAGCTAACGTTGCAGTCGATGGTGCAAAACGGCGTGCTGGACCGTTCGACGTGGCTAGGGGCGATAGGGGATTTTAACGGATACTATTTTGCCGGTATCCTCTTCCTGATCAGTGTGTTGATTATTGTGGGGGTGTCGCTGTTGACCGAGGCGCCGCCTGAGGAGAAGGTCCGGGGATTGACCTTCCGGACCGTGTCGGCCGAAGACCGAGCAGACAGCCGCAAAACGTGGGACTGGCGGGATGTGGCGTTGACGCTGGTAGTACTGGGACTGGTGCTGACCATCTATCTGTATTTCTCCTTCTGGGTGTGA